From Persicobacter psychrovividus, the proteins below share one genomic window:
- a CDS encoding DUF4258 domain-containing protein translates to MISQMKNTMISPAIAITEHAKRRCQQRNIKITDLQAVVTYGNIKHRQGLRFYTVSRRDLPENINNKQADKLCRLVVVLDLVQAVVITTYFNDRPAKHVRKKGKRMRLDCVGATQQVNHLRHQYYRQAGLQKAC, encoded by the coding sequence ATGATTTCCCAGATGAAAAACACCATGATCTCTCCAGCTATTGCCATTACTGAACATGCCAAAAGACGCTGTCAGCAACGAAACATCAAAATTACAGATCTGCAAGCGGTGGTAACTTATGGGAATATTAAGCACCGCCAGGGGCTGCGGTTTTATACTGTAAGTCGTCGGGATTTACCGGAAAATATCAACAACAAACAAGCAGATAAACTTTGTCGCTTGGTCGTGGTATTGGATTTGGTGCAAGCAGTGGTCATCACGACTTACTTCAATGACCGACCGGCAAAACACGTGCGCAAGAAGGGAAAACGTATGCGTTTGGATTGTGTGGGTGCCACACAGCAGGTCAATCACCTCAGACATCAATATTATAGACAGGCAGGATTGCAAAAGGCTTGTTAA